The window GTTAATTTGAAGGCAAACCCTGAAGCGGAATCGGAAAGACAGTTTAGAATGGCGACAAAATCAGGTGATAGAATAGCCGGTATTATCTGTCCGGATGGGGTTACTGATACGGTTTAAGATATAACAGTCTTAATTATCAATAAGATAGAGAAGAAAGTGGTATGCGGAATAGGTTTCCGAAGGGTAAGGTGTGGGGTGAAAAAGGTGATGAGTTAGGGGTTCCTGGAGGTAATCCTGGGAACTGTCCCCGGACAGTGGGGGGTACGGTTTTTTGTCACTTTTTCTTGATTTCTCGTATAATATCATAGAACAGAAAGTAACGGCATACCAATAGACCGAAATTGCTGAATAACATATGGTTGCGAAAGTTAGGCGGGATTTGCAATCAAAGTTACTTTACGATTTTGGTGAACAATGCTTGTTTTGACAACTACTGGTTGGTTATTACAATCGTAGTATGAAAGTAAAAAAGGGGATTGCGGTACTTGCCTCAGGCCGGGGGACGAATTTTGAGGCGTTAGCCCGCAGTTGTGAAAGGCCAGACTTTCCTGCTGAGTTGAAAATTCTTGTCGTCAATGTGCCCGATGCTCCGGTGCTAACCCGTGCTGCCACCTTTCGAATTCCTGCCGTGACCATTGACCATCGTAATTTTCCCACCCGGGAGGCATTTGAGGAAGAGGTCATCAAGGTGCTGGAGCCGTATCAGGTTGACCTGATTTGCCTTGCCGGTTTCAATCGGATTTTGTCGCCGAAGTTGCTCGAACGGTATCCAATGCGGATTATGAACATCCATCCGTCGCTTTTGCCCGCTTTTGCCCGTTTGCAGGGTATTAAGGTTCATGAAGCGGTGCTTAATTATGGAGTGAAAATTACCGGGTGCACGGTGCACTTTGTAACCGCCGATGTTGATTGCGGGCCCATTATTGTGCAGCGGGCGATACCGGTGCGGGATGTGGACACACCGGATTCGCTTTCCCTGCGGGTGTTGGTTGAAGAGCATCAGGCATATCCTGAGGCGGTGAGGTTGTTTTGCGAGGACAGGCTGGAAATCGTCGGGCGTCGGGTCCTGGTGCGCTCCCGATAACGAGCCGGCTCCGGGTTGCGGTTGTAGGTTGTGGTGCCCAGGCACAACTGGCGCTTATCCCGGCATTGAAGGCAAATCCCTTTGTGGAACTGCAGGCGTTGTGCGATACCGATGTCCGGAAGTTGCGCCACCTTGCGGCACTGCATAATGTAAAGAAGTACTACACCGACTTTGACCGGCTCAAGGAGGATGAAGAGATTCAGGCGGTGGTGCTCGCGACCCCGAATTACCTTCATGCACCAATGGCAATTGCGGCGATGGACTACGGCAAGGATGTTTTGTGCGAGATGCCGCTGGCACTTAACTTTTATGAGGCACAGCAGATGGTTGCGGCGGCAGAACGGACCCGGCGGCGGTTGATGCCCTGTTTGGTGACCCGGTTGAGACCTGATGTTCAGACGGTGAAGAACTTTGTTGATGGTCGGGAACTGGGCAAGGTGTATTACTGCAAGACCGGCTGGTTGCGTGGTCGTGAGGCGTGGTCACCTGCCGGTTGGTGGTATGAGCCCCGGCGCGCTGGGGGTGGCGCATTTCTGACACTGGGTTCGGCTCTGCTTGATTCGGCACTTTATCTTCTGAAACCGGCGAAACCGTTGCGGATTTACGGGGTGGCGGCTAAGCGGAATGCCAATGCGGCGGTTGAAGATACCGCATTTGCCTTAATCAGATTTGATTCCGATGTGGTTTTGACAGTTGAGGTGGGCTGGAGTCTGTTGATGGAACGGGACTTTGTCTATTTTAATCTGTTTGGCACCTCGGGTGCGGCTTTGTTGAACCCGATTACCATCAATAAGGAGATGCATGGCAGGCTGGTTAATATCACACCGCAGATTCCTGACAAGGGGCTTTTGCGCGAGGCGTACAAGCGGCTGATTGAACTTTGGGTTGATGCACTTTTGCAGGACCTGCCACCCGCAGAGACCGTCGCCGATGCGCTGACAATCTCCCGGATTAGCGATGGTTTTTATCAATCGAATACCACAGGCCGGGAAGTGGAACTTACCGAAGAAAAGGAGGTGCCATCCGGCGGGTTTTGATACTTTGCTTAGCGGCGCTTTGCCTGGGGTTGGCGTTTGCGCCGTTTCCTTTTCGTTTTTTTGCCTTTTTTGCCCTGGTGCCACTGTTCTGGGTAGTAGAAAAGGGCAAAAAGGTTTTTTTCTGGGGCTGGCTTTTTGGCTTTTTCGCTGCGGGCTTTCACCTCTGGTGGTTATGGTTTTTGGTTGTACCGGTGCAGCCGATTACCAGACTGTTACTGAATATCGGTGTGGTTTTGCTTTTTGGCTACCTCGGGCTTTTCACCGGCCTGTTTAGTCTTTTAATACGGCGATTCGGTTTGTGGTCGGCGCCGTTAATTCTACCGCTCCTGGAGTTTGTCCGTTCCCGAACCCAGATTGCCTTTCCCTGGGATTTGCTTGGTTATGCGATGACTCCTTACACCTCTTTTATTCAAATGGCGGCGTTGGGCGGGGTCTATCTTGTTTCTGCTTGGTTGGTGCTGGTGAACCTGTTAATTTATCGGGCGCTTTTTTCCCGACACCGGATCGGCTATGCGCTCGGTTTGGTTATCGCCTTTTTAATTCCGCTTGGATATAGCCTGTTGAATATCAAGCCGACTGC is drawn from candidate division WOR-3 bacterium and contains these coding sequences:
- a CDS encoding Gfo/Idh/MocA family oxidoreductase — encoded protein: MRGQAGNRRASGPGALPITSRLRVAVVGCGAQAQLALIPALKANPFVELQALCDTDVRKLRHLAALHNVKKYYTDFDRLKEDEEIQAVVLATPNYLHAPMAIAAMDYGKDVLCEMPLALNFYEAQQMVAAAERTRRRLMPCLVTRLRPDVQTVKNFVDGRELGKVYYCKTGWLRGREAWSPAGWWYEPRRAGGGAFLTLGSALLDSALYLLKPAKPLRIYGVAAKRNANAAVEDTAFALIRFDSDVVLTVEVGWSLLMERDFVYFNLFGTSGAALLNPITINKEMHGRLVNITPQIPDKGLLREAYKRLIELWVDALLQDLPPAETVADALTISRISDGFYQSNTTGREVELTEEKEVPSGGF
- the purN gene encoding phosphoribosylglycinamide formyltransferase, producing MKVKKGIAVLASGRGTNFEALARSCERPDFPAELKILVVNVPDAPVLTRAATFRIPAVTIDHRNFPTREAFEEEVIKVLEPYQVDLICLAGFNRILSPKLLERYPMRIMNIHPSLLPAFARLQGIKVHEAVLNYGVKITGCTVHFVTADVDCGPIIVQRAIPVRDVDTPDSLSLRVLVEEHQAYPEAVRLFCEDRLEIVGRRVLVRSR